The Bacillota bacterium region TCCCGCCGGCCTGGTGGTGGTGTGCGGTTGTTATCCCCAGGTGCAGGGGGAAGAAGCACTTTCTGCCACGGGCGCCGACGTGGTGCTGGGAACGCGGGGACGGGGTAAGATCGTCTCCCTGGTGGAAAGGGCCCTGCGGGGCGAGAAGCCCTTGGTGGAGGTGGCGCCCGGGCCCGCCATGAGCACCCGCCCTGCACCGGTTACCCCGGAGGCTGCTACGGCTCCAGAGCAGTACGAGGAGGTTCCGGTGGTGGGCCAGGGTCGCACGCGGGCTATCCTCAAGGTGCAGGAAGGGTGTAACATGCGCTGTACATACTGCATCGTCCCCGCTGCCCGGGGACATGCCCGCAGCCGCGACCCGGGGGCTGCCCTGGAGGAAGCCCGCCGCCTGGTGGCGGCCGGGTTCCGGGAGATCGTCCTTACCGGCATCCAGCTGGGCGCCTACGGCCGCGACCTGGGCATTCCCGATGGGCTGGCCTGGCTGGTGGAGAAGATGGCCGCCATCGGCGGCCTGTGGAGGCTGCGCCTGAGTTCCATCGAGCCGGTGGACCTCACGGACGCGCTCGTTGGCACCATGGCTTCTCAGCGGGTTGTTTGCCCCCACCTGCACCTCCCCCTGCAAAGCGGCTCCGACCGCGTCCTGGCGGCCATGGGGCGGCCTTACTCCGCCGGGGATTACCTGCGCCTGGTGGAGCGGGCCCGGGAAAAGATGCCGGGAATGGCCCTCTCCACCGACGTGATGGTCGGGTTCCCCGGCGAGACGGACGAGGACTTCGCCGCCACGCTGCAGGTGGTGGAAAAGGCTGGTTTCATGCGGCTGCATGTCTTCCCCTATTCCCCCAGGCCAGGCACGGCCGCTGCCCGGTTGCCGGACGGGGTGCCCGAGAAAGTGAAGGAGGAGAGGGCTCGCGTCCTGCGCGAACTGGGTATGCGTCTGGGCCGGGCCTTTGCGGAGCAAATGGTGGGACAGGTGGTGGAGGTTCTGGCGGAGCGGGAGCAGGACGGCCAGGTGTCCGGGTTGACCCGGAACTACGTGAGGGTTCGCTTCCCCGGCGGGCCGGAACTGGAAGGATGCCTGGTCGAGGTGCGCGTCATCGGTGCCGACCCCGACGGTGCGCGGGGCGAGTTGACGGGCGTGCTGGCAGCTCCGGAAGACGAATAGGCTAACGCGGGGGTGGGACGGTGCCGCAAAAACTGCGGGTGGGCATCGTCTTCGGAGGACGTTCCGGGGAACACGAAGTTTCCCTGATGTCCGCTGCTTCGGTCATCTCGGCCCTTGACCGGGAGAAGTACGAGCGCGTGCTGGTGGGGATAGACAAGGAGGGCCGATGGCGCCTGTTGCCGCCCCTGACGGGACAGGTGAACCCGGTGATGCTGGCCGAGGCCATGGCGCGAGCACCGGTGGTGACGCTGGCCGCCGATCCCCGGGAGCCCTTCCTCTTCGGGTTACCAGGGCGGGACGCCGCAGCGGTCATGCAAAGGATGGACGTGGTGTTCCCCGTCCTCCATGGTCCCTACGGCGAGGACGGCTCCGTGCAGGGGCTCCTCGAACTGGCCGGCATCCCGTACGTGGGGGCCGGGGTGCTTGCCTCTGCCCTGGGGATGGATAAGGCGGTCATGAAGGTGGTTTTTTCCGCCCACGGTCTCCCCGTAGCCCCCTTTCGGGTGGTGTTGAGGAGTCGCTGGGAAAAGGCCCGGGATGCGGTGGCCGAGGAACTGGAGGCGGCGTTCGGTTATCCCTGCTTCGTCAAACCGGCCAACCTGGGTTCTTCGGTGGGGGTTGCCCGATGCCAGAACCGGGGGCAGCTGATGAAGGCGATGGACAATGCTGCCCGGTACGACCGCAAACTGGTGGTGGAGAAGGGTGTCCGCTGCCGGGAGCTGGAGTGCAGCGTGCTGGGCAACGACGAGCCCCTGGCGTCGGTGGTGGGTGAGATCGTTCCCGGGCGGGAGTTTTACGACTACGCCTCCAAGTACCTGGATCCCCGCACCCGGCTGGTCATCCCGGCCCCGGTGCCCGATGAGGTTTCCCGCCAGGTGCAGGATCTGGCTATCCGGGCCTTCCGGGCTATTGACTGTTCCGGGATGGCCCGGGTGGACTTCTTCTGGGACCAGGATTCGGGGGAGGTGCTGGTGAACGAGATCAACACCATCCCCGGGTTCACCGCGGTGAGCATGTACCCCAAGCTCTGGGAGGCCACCGGCCTGCGATACTCGCACTTGCTGGATCGGCTCATCGAACTGGCCCGGGAGCGGCACCGGGAAATGAGCCGTCGCCTAACCAGCTACGTGCCCGAAGAGGATGACGGGCAGGGAGCGCCTTGACGGAGGCGAGGTCCATGGAGGAATGCCCATTCTGTCGGATCGTGAAAGGGGACCTGCCCTCCCAGAAGGTCTACGAAGGGGAGAGGGTAGTGGCCTTCCGGGACATCCGTCCCCAGGCGCCCGTGCACGTGCTGGTGATTCCCCGCCGGCACGTGGGGTCGCTCCTGGAACTGGGGGATGCTGACGGGGATCTGGCCGGCGAACTGCTGCTGACGGCGGTGCGGGTAGCTCGCCAGGAGGGAGTGGACCGCGACGGTTTTCGCCTGGTGGTGAACACGGGATGGCGCTCGGGGCAGACCGTGGGCCACCTGCACATCCATGTGCTGGGGGGTCGCATCTTCCGCTGGCCTCCCGGCTGACGGTTGCCCGGCTTACCCGTGCGGTGGCTTCCCGGCTGAGGTCCCCGCACGGCCCTTCGCCGATTGACAGGCCCCTGCTGGTGCCATACAATGGCGGTGTTGGCGCGGGTGGCGTTTGCTCCCCGCGGAGATTCGTCGGGGAGGAGGGATGCAGGTGACCGAAGTACGCGTCGGGAAGGACGAATCCCTCGACAACGCCTTGCGCCGCTTCAAACGGGAATGTCAGAAGACGGGAATCCTGGCGGAAATCCGGCGACGTGAGCACTACGAAAAGCCCAGTGTCAGGCGCAAGAAGAAGTCCAAGGCGGCCCAGCGCAGAAAGCACCGTTGAGCAGGCCCGAGCACCGTGGAGAAAGACCCAGGCGACCAGTCCCCAGCGGGACTGGTCGATAATTTTGGTGGGACCATTACGCGCCGGGGGCGGGAGTGGGCAGGTGGTGGTAGGCGAGGTGGCAAGGGTCTGGGTGGAAGACGGAAAGGTGCGAGTTGAGCACCCGGAGGGAGGACCGTACCCGGTGGTCCTGCCCGGTCCGGGTATGCTGCTGTACGTCAACGGACAGCTTCAAGCGGGGCCGGTCGAGGTGAAGGCGACAGACCAGGTGGAGGTGCGGTTGCGCGATGAGGAAAGGGCCGGTGCCTGGCGCCTGGAGATTACCCCCGATGGGATGGAGGCGGCCGTGATCGTATCCATGGCTGTCACCGTTCGGCGCAGGCTCCGGGACCTTCCACCTTCCCCGCGGTTGCAACTTCAGGTGGAAGAGGAGATCAGGACCCGGTCGCCCCTCGAACCCGGGGAATTACGGACGGCCCTGGCCCGGGCGGGGGTGGTGTACGGGATTGACGAGCAGGCTGTGGACCGGGTGGGAGACCTTACCCGTGATACCAGACTGGTGGTGGCCCGAGGCAAACCCCTTGTGCCTCCACAGGACGCGCGGGTCGAGCACTTCTTCTCTCCGGAGGAGAGGTTGCCCGTTTCCTACGGGGAAGCGGCTGCTGACCTGCGCCTGCGTTTCACCTTCACCTCCGTAGCACCCGGCGAGTTGCTGGCCCGCCGGCACCCACCGATACCGGGCGAGCCGGGGACCACGGTACGGGGCGAAGCCGTGCCCGTGAAGGCACCCCGAGACCTGGTGCTGGTGGCCGGACGGGGGGCGGAACTCAGCCAGGACGGGCAGGAGGTGCGGGCCACCTCCTGCGGTCGTCCCATGTCGGTGCGAAAAGGGGACCGGGTGCAGGTATACGTGGTGTCGGAACTGGTACATCCCCGCGACGTGGACCTTTCCACCGGACACGTGCACTTCAAAGGGGACGTTAAGGTGGGGGGCAGCGTGCTGGAGGGCATGGAGATAATGGCCCTGGGCACGGTGGAGATCGGGGGAAGCGCCGTGGGGGCCAGGGTTGTGGGCGGGGGCGGGGTCAAGGTAGGCCGGGGTGTGATTTCCAGCACGGTCGTGGCCGGGCAGCGCCCGGGATGGCTATCTGCCGTCCTCCCCCTTCTGACCGGGGTAGTGAAGGACCTGGGGGACCTGGGAGCAGCCCTGTCCCAACTGTGGGAGGCCGGCGAAGTGCTGCCGGGACCCGCCCTGCGCCTGCTGCTGGAGAGCAGTCGGTTCGGGCAACTCGGGAGCCGGGTGGGGCAGTTGACGTCCCAGTACATGAGCGTTCCTATCCGGGAACGCGACGAGGATCTGGCGGCAGCGCTGAAGAGGCTGCAACGGCTCCTCTCTGCCCCCATGGGATTGCGGGATCCCCAGGAACTGTTTGGTCTCTTGCGTGCCCTGCAGGAAAGGGGTATGGAACTGGAAGGGATGAACCAGGAGACTGCTCCCCTCAGGTGTGGATACGCCATGAACTCGACCCTGCAGGCCACCGGGGATATCCTGGTGGCTGGCGACGGCTGCCATAGTACCCGCCTGGTTGCCGGCGGTTCCGTGCGGGTGGAGAAAGTGTTTCGAGGGGGCGAAATCCAGGCCGGACGTGAGGTGTGGGTGGGGGAACTGGGTGCCCCCGGCATCCCCACCCGGGTCCGGGTGCCGCATTCCGGGCAGGTGAAGCTGCGCCGGGTGGCCGAAGACAGCGTGGTGCAGGTGGGGGACCGCGTTTACCAATTCCTCAAGGAAGAACAAAAGGTGGGCCTGCGCCTCAACTCCGAGTCCCAGCTGGAATTCTTCTGGTAGTGGCCGGGCCCTAACTTCGTACGGGGTGGACATAAGGCGACGCGTCGCGGGGTGCTTGGGCGTGGGGTACGAGCAGGCGAGCATAGACTAGAGGCGGGGAGACTGTTTGCCGCAACGACAGCGCGGGCGCCTCTCAGAACGCGTCGCCGGCGTGCTGGAGTTGCCGCGGGAAGTGGTGCTCCACGTGCCCCGGTTGGTGATCGTGGGGAACCTACACCTTACCATTGAGAATCACCGGGGCGTGGTGGAGTTCGGCCCCGAGAGGCTGGTGGTGGGGGTAGGCGAGGGTCAGGTCGCGGTCGAAGGCGAGGACCTCACCATCGTCCGCATCGGGCGCGAAGACATGGCGGTGACCGGACGTATCAGGTGCCTGCGCTTCTCCTGACAGGCGAGGCCGCAGCATGAGGCTGGTGCTTTTGTGGCTGGGGGGCTTTCTGCGCGTCACCATCCGGGGGGCCGCGCCGGAGCGATTCGTCAACCTGGCAGCCCGCCGGGGGATTCCTCTCTGGCAACTGCGTGACCGGGGAGACTGCATGTCGGCCGTCATGGCTGCTTCCCATTTCGGGCTCACCCGGCCCCTGGCCCGGCGGTCCCGCTGTCGCCTGCACGTGGAGGCCAGGGTGGGCCTACCCTTTCTCTGGCGTAAGGTTGGCCGTCGACCGGGGCTGGTGGCTGGCGCCGCCTGTGCACTGGCCTTGCTGGCGGTATGCAACGCCCTGGTCCTGTTCGTGGAGGTGAGCGGGGCTTCTGCCGGACACCGGGAGGAGATTCTGGCCCTGGTGCACCAACTGGGGTTGCGTCCCGCTACCCTCCGTTTCACGCTGAATGGCCCCGCGCTGGAGGAGCAGGTAGCCGGCCGCCTCCCCTACGTGTCCTGGGCCCGGCTTACGTTTCAGGGAACCCTGGCCCGTCTGGAGGTGGGGGAGCGGGAGTTGCCGCCTCCTCCGTCGCCGCCCGCAGGGCCTGCCGACGTGGTGGCGGCAAAGAGCGGTGAACTGGTGTACTTTCTTCCCCTCATGGGCGTACCCCAGGTGCAGATCGGGCAAAAGGTAGTGGCCGGGCAGGTGCTCATATCAGGGGTGATTCCGGGGAGAAAGGTAAACGAAAAGGAGGTGGGGCCTCCCCGGTTGGTGGCGGCCAGAGGCGTCTGCCTGGCTCGGGTCGCTTATCAGGCCATGGTGTGGGTGCCCTGCCGCGAGGTGGTGAACCGGCCCACGGGGCGGACGTGGCAGGGGTGGGTTGTCTTCGTAGCAGGAAAGGAGATAGTATGGAGAGGGAAGGTCCCCTTTGACCTGTACGAGATGTCGCGCACGCGGGCGGCTTGCTGGGGGAGGAATGGAAAGCCGATCGTCGAAGTCTTAAGAACAACCTATCACGAAATGGAGCCGGTGACCTTCGTGCGCACGGCAGAGGAAGCTGTCCGGGTGGCACGGGAGCGTGCTCTCGGGCAGGTGCTGGCGGAGGTGCCGCCCGCCGCAGAGAGGGAATTGATCGAGGCAGAAGTGGAGGTACGAGATGAGGGAGCCACCGCTCGGGTGACTGTGGTGGCCATCGAGGATATCGGCCGGGTGGTGCCCCGTTAGGCTTTCGGGGAGGGATATGACCGGTATTGGACACGACCAGAGTCGCCAGTGAACGCCTGCGCCTCAACGACGCCCAGGACGCGCTGTACCTTTTTGGGCACAACGATGCCCACCTGCGGGCAATAGAGCAGCAGTTTGACGTAAAATTGCAGAGCCGGGGAAGCGAGGTGGTGGTGACCGGCTCTGATGAAGAAGTGGCACGGGTGTCCCGGCTGCTGCACAGCCTCTTACCCCTGGCGCGGGAGGGGACCCTGGACAGTCACGACGTGGCATACGCCATCCGGCTGGCCCGGGAGGGGAACGAAGAAGCCCTCGCCGCCCTGCGGGGGGACACGGTGATCGTAACTTACCGGGGCAAGGCGATTCGCCCCAAGTCGGCGGGCCAGAAGAAGTACGTGGAGGCCATCCGCAATCACGGTATCACCTTCGGGATCGGCCCGGCGGGAACGGGGAAGACTTACCTGGCCGTCGCGGTGGCCGTGGCAGCGTACAAGGCCAAGGGATGCAACCGCATCGTACTCACCCGTCCGGCGGTGGAAGCGGGCGAGAAACTGGGGTTCCTGCCTGGTGGCCTGGAAGAGAAGGTCAACCCGTATCTGCGGCCCCTGTACGACGCCCTGTTCGATATCCTGGGGGTGGAGGCATTCGAGCGCCTGCTGGGGCGGAATCTGATCGAGGTGGCACCCCTGGCGTATATGCGCGGCCGTACCCTGGATGACTCTTTCATCATCCTGGACGAGGCGCAGAACACCACCCCCGAACAGATGAAGATGTTCCTCACCAGGCTGGGACTGGGTTCGCGGGCGGTGATCACGGGCGACATCACGCAGGTCGACCTGCCCCGGGGACAGGTGTCGGGCCTGGAAGAGGCCCGCCGCGTGCTGGCGGATGTCGAAGGCATCGCCTTCGTCTACCTGACCGAAGAGGACGTGGTCAGGCACGAACTGGTCACCAGGATAATCAAGGCCTACGAGCGCTGGGACAGGGAAAAAGGAGGTTAGGGCTTGACCACCTCCCGCTGGCGGCAAGTGTCGGGGATTTCCTGGCGCAGAGCAGGCTGGGGCTTGCTCTTCCTCATACTGTGGTCGACGGTGTTTTACGCGGATCTGGCTCCTCGTCCCCTCAACCTGCTGGAGGGGCAACTGGCCCCTGAAACCATACGGGCGCCCCGCCAGGTGGTTGATCGGGTTCGGACGGAACAGTTGCGGGAGGAGGCCGCTGCCGCCGTCCCGGACGTGTTTGACCTGGATCCCCGGGCCACGGCGGAGGCGGAGCGTGCCGTCGCCGATG contains the following coding sequences:
- the mtaB gene encoding tRNA (N(6)-L-threonylcarbamoyladenosine(37)-C(2))-methylthiotransferase MtaB, whose translation is MCFVLSEGGPRGKVAFYTLGCKVNRYDTEAMAELFRRAGWEIVDFRDMADVYVVNTCTVTARSEAQSRQAVRQARRRNPAGLVVVCGCYPQVQGEEALSATGADVVLGTRGRGKIVSLVERALRGEKPLVEVAPGPAMSTRPAPVTPEAATAPEQYEEVPVVGQGRTRAILKVQEGCNMRCTYCIVPAARGHARSRDPGAALEEARRLVAAGFREIVLTGIQLGAYGRDLGIPDGLAWLVEKMAAIGGLWRLRLSSIEPVDLTDALVGTMASQRVVCPHLHLPLQSGSDRVLAAMGRPYSAGDYLRLVERAREKMPGMALSTDVMVGFPGETDEDFAATLQVVEKAGFMRLHVFPYSPRPGTAAARLPDGVPEKVKEERARVLRELGMRLGRAFAEQMVGQVVEVLAEREQDGQVSGLTRNYVRVRFPGGPELEGCLVEVRVIGADPDGARGELTGVLAAPEDE
- a CDS encoding D-alanine--D-alanine ligase family protein; this encodes MPQKLRVGIVFGGRSGEHEVSLMSAASVISALDREKYERVLVGIDKEGRWRLLPPLTGQVNPVMLAEAMARAPVVTLAADPREPFLFGLPGRDAAAVMQRMDVVFPVLHGPYGEDGSVQGLLELAGIPYVGAGVLASALGMDKAVMKVVFSAHGLPVAPFRVVLRSRWEKARDAVAEELEAAFGYPCFVKPANLGSSVGVARCQNRGQLMKAMDNAARYDRKLVVEKGVRCRELECSVLGNDEPLASVVGEIVPGREFYDYASKYLDPRTRLVIPAPVPDEVSRQVQDLAIRAFRAIDCSGMARVDFFWDQDSGEVLVNEINTIPGFTAVSMYPKLWEATGLRYSHLLDRLIELARERHREMSRRLTSYVPEEDDGQGAP
- a CDS encoding histidine triad nucleotide-binding protein; its protein translation is MEECPFCRIVKGDLPSQKVYEGERVVAFRDIRPQAPVHVLVIPRRHVGSLLELGDADGDLAGELLLTAVRVARQEGVDRDGFRLVVNTGWRSGQTVGHLHIHVLGGRIFRWPPG
- the rpsU gene encoding 30S ribosomal protein S21, with product MTEVRVGKDESLDNALRRFKRECQKTGILAEIRRREHYEKPSVRRKKKSKAAQRRKHR
- a CDS encoding FapA family protein, which translates into the protein MARVWVEDGKVRVEHPEGGPYPVVLPGPGMLLYVNGQLQAGPVEVKATDQVEVRLRDEERAGAWRLEITPDGMEAAVIVSMAVTVRRRLRDLPPSPRLQLQVEEEIRTRSPLEPGELRTALARAGVVYGIDEQAVDRVGDLTRDTRLVVARGKPLVPPQDARVEHFFSPEERLPVSYGEAAADLRLRFTFTSVAPGELLARRHPPIPGEPGTTVRGEAVPVKAPRDLVLVAGRGAELSQDGQEVRATSCGRPMSVRKGDRVQVYVVSELVHPRDVDLSTGHVHFKGDVKVGGSVLEGMEIMALGTVEIGGSAVGARVVGGGGVKVGRGVISSTVVAGQRPGWLSAVLPLLTGVVKDLGDLGAALSQLWEAGEVLPGPALRLLLESSRFGQLGSRVGQLTSQYMSVPIRERDEDLAAALKRLQRLLSAPMGLRDPQELFGLLRALQERGMELEGMNQETAPLRCGYAMNSTLQATGDILVAGDGCHSTRLVAGGSVRVEKVFRGGEIQAGREVWVGELGAPGIPTRVRVPHSGQVKLRRVAEDSVVQVGDRVYQFLKEEQKVGLRLNSESQLEFFW
- the yqfC gene encoding sporulation protein YqfC, with translation MPQRQRGRLSERVAGVLELPREVVLHVPRLVIVGNLHLTIENHRGVVEFGPERLVVGVGEGQVAVEGEDLTIVRIGREDMAVTGRIRCLRFS
- a CDS encoding sporulation protein YqfD, with translation MRLVLLWLGGFLRVTIRGAAPERFVNLAARRGIPLWQLRDRGDCMSAVMAASHFGLTRPLARRSRCRLHVEARVGLPFLWRKVGRRPGLVAGAACALALLAVCNALVLFVEVSGASAGHREEILALVHQLGLRPATLRFTLNGPALEEQVAGRLPYVSWARLTFQGTLARLEVGERELPPPPSPPAGPADVVAAKSGELVYFLPLMGVPQVQIGQKVVAGQVLISGVIPGRKVNEKEVGPPRLVAARGVCLARVAYQAMVWVPCREVVNRPTGRTWQGWVVFVAGKEIVWRGKVPFDLYEMSRTRAACWGRNGKPIVEVLRTTYHEMEPVTFVRTAEEAVRVARERALGQVLAEVPPAAERELIEAEVEVRDEGATARVTVVAIEDIGRVVPR
- a CDS encoding PhoH family protein encodes the protein MDTTRVASERLRLNDAQDALYLFGHNDAHLRAIEQQFDVKLQSRGSEVVVTGSDEEVARVSRLLHSLLPLAREGTLDSHDVAYAIRLAREGNEEALAALRGDTVIVTYRGKAIRPKSAGQKKYVEAIRNHGITFGIGPAGTGKTYLAVAVAVAAYKAKGCNRIVLTRPAVEAGEKLGFLPGGLEEKVNPYLRPLYDALFDILGVEAFERLLGRNLIEVAPLAYMRGRTLDDSFIILDEAQNTTPEQMKMFLTRLGLGSRAVITGDITQVDLPRGQVSGLEEARRVLADVEGIAFVYLTEEDVVRHELVTRIIKAYERWDREKGG